Proteins encoded in a region of the Verrucomicrobiota bacterium genome:
- the tnpA gene encoding IS200/IS605 family transposase, whose translation MPQSLARLHVHLIFSTKHRERLITDAVRDSLHAYMAVLQNLGCAPVLINSVADHVHILFELARTVSVSQAVEEVKKTSSKWIKTQGMELGSFAWQAGYGAFAVSESNVPSVRDYIARQPEHHRRKSFQEEYRAFLERHGVVFDERYVWD comes from the coding sequence ATGCCTCAATCCCTCGCGCGTCTCCACGTCCATCTCATCTTCAGCACCAAACATCGCGAGCGCCTCATCACTGACGCCGTTCGTGATTCCCTGCACGCCTACATGGCCGTGCTCCAAAACCTTGGCTGCGCGCCCGTGCTTATCAACTCCGTGGCCGATCATGTCCACATCCTTTTTGAACTTGCCCGCACGGTCTCGGTCAGCCAGGCGGTGGAAGAGGTCAAAAAAACCTCTTCCAAATGGATTAAAACGCAGGGAATGGAATTGGGTTCTTTCGCGTGGCAGGCGGGTTACGGGGCGTTTGCCGTCAGCGAATCCAACGTGCCATCCGTCCGCGATTACATCGCCCGCCAGCCGGAACACCACCGGCGCAAATCGTTCCAGGAGGAATACCGTGCGTTTTTGGAACGCCACGGCGTGGTGTTCGATGAACGGTATGTGTGGGATTGA